A genome region from Natranaeroarchaeum sulfidigenes includes the following:
- a CDS encoding universal stress protein, with amino-acid sequence MIETVVVATDGSESVQRAINVAVDLAERFDAEVHALYVIDETDVEGSPDELRDDLRDALERSAEDAFETVRESTDREIYTALREGQPAKEVCEYGRQVDADVIATGTRGRHGEHRFLLGSVAERIVRSSPIPVLTVRQLG; translated from the coding sequence ATGATCGAGACAGTCGTCGTCGCGACTGACGGCTCCGAGAGCGTCCAGCGGGCAATAAACGTCGCCGTGGACCTCGCAGAGCGGTTCGACGCGGAGGTCCACGCGCTGTACGTCATCGACGAGACGGACGTGGAGGGATCACCGGACGAGTTACGCGACGACCTGCGGGACGCGCTCGAACGGAGTGCAGAAGACGCGTTCGAGACAGTCCGGGAGAGCACCGATCGGGAGATCTACACAGCCCTCAGAGAGGGACAACCGGCGAAGGAAGTCTGCGAGTACGGCCGTCAGGTCGACGCTGACGTAATCGCGACCGGCACCCGTGGTCGACATGGCGAACACCGGTTTCTCCTCGGGAGCGTCGCCGAGCGCATCGTCCGATCGAGTCCGATTCCCGTCCTGACCGTCCGCCAGCTGGGCTAG
- a CDS encoding single-stranded DNA binding protein: protein MGAIEDVYEDLEADVPQEKFREAVEAKVEQMGGLADEETAAMLVAHEIADSEVNGIADIEPGMEEVKFLAKVMGVGEVRTFDRDDEEQPEGQVVNVELADETGSLRAAFWDGQAEAAREELEVGDVLRVKGRPKDGYNGLEVSVEDAEPDDEIEIDVSVTDTYQVEDLSMGLSDVDLAGLVLDTEPVRTFDRDDGSEGKVSNLVLGDPTGRIRVTLWDEKADRATEIESGTSVEVVDGYVRERDGDIELHVGDRGAVEEIDEEIEYEPERTPIETLEIGQTVDIAGVVRSADPKRTFDRDDGSEGQVRNIRVQDDTGDIRVALWGEKADKEIAPGDEVALADVEIQDGWQDDLEASAGWQSSVTILGDTTTQTEDATADGDATLGSFDGGDDSTASGDTEATSTPAEDTGGATASEGGAATAMADGERTEFTGTVVQAGNPVVLDNGEETVSVETETEVHLGQEVTARGLLQDGRLDADDVV, encoded by the coding sequence ATGGGTGCTATCGAGGACGTATACGAGGATCTGGAGGCGGACGTCCCCCAGGAGAAGTTCCGCGAGGCCGTGGAGGCCAAGGTGGAACAGATGGGGGGGTTAGCGGACGAGGAGACCGCTGCGATGCTCGTTGCACACGAGATTGCGGACAGCGAGGTGAACGGAATCGCGGATATCGAACCGGGGATGGAGGAGGTGAAGTTCCTCGCCAAGGTCATGGGGGTCGGTGAGGTTCGGACCTTCGACCGCGACGACGAAGAACAGCCCGAAGGACAGGTCGTCAACGTCGAGTTAGCCGACGAGACCGGCAGCCTGCGCGCGGCGTTCTGGGACGGACAGGCCGAGGCCGCCCGGGAGGAACTGGAAGTCGGCGACGTGTTGCGGGTGAAAGGCCGACCGAAGGACGGTTACAATGGCCTCGAAGTGAGCGTCGAGGACGCCGAGCCGGACGACGAGATCGAGATCGATGTTTCCGTGACCGACACCTATCAGGTCGAGGATCTCTCGATGGGTCTCTCCGATGTGGATCTGGCGGGGCTCGTGCTCGATACCGAGCCGGTACGGACGTTCGACCGCGACGACGGAAGCGAGGGGAAAGTGTCGAACCTCGTGCTGGGGGATCCGACGGGACGTATCAGGGTCACGCTGTGGGACGAGAAGGCCGACCGCGCGACGGAGATCGAGTCGGGGACGAGCGTCGAGGTCGTGGACGGCTACGTTCGTGAACGCGACGGTGACATCGAGCTGCACGTCGGGGATCGCGGCGCTGTCGAGGAGATCGACGAGGAGATCGAGTACGAGCCCGAGCGAACGCCGATCGAGACGCTCGAAATCGGACAGACCGTCGATATTGCGGGTGTGGTACGCTCTGCCGACCCGAAACGGACGTTTGACCGGGACGACGGCAGCGAGGGGCAGGTCCGGAACATTCGCGTTCAGGACGATACTGGAGACATCCGGGTCGCGCTGTGGGGCGAGAAGGCCGACAAAGAGATCGCGCCGGGCGACGAGGTGGCGCTCGCGGATGTCGAGATTCAGGACGGGTGGCAAGACGACCTCGAAGCTTCTGCTGGCTGGCAGTCATCGGTGACCATACTCGGCGATACGACCACACAGACCGAGGACGCAACAGCAGACGGCGATGCGACGCTGGGATCGTTTGACGGCGGTGACGACAGCACGGCATCGGGTGATACCGAAGCCACATCGACACCGGCTGAAGATACCGGTGGGGCCACTGCGAGCGAAGGGGGCGCTGCGACGGCGATGGCCGACGGTGAACGAACCGAGTTTACTGGAACGGTCGTGCAGGCCGGAAATCCGGTCGTGCTCGACAATGGGGAGGAGACGGTCAGTGTCGAGACAGAGACGGAGGTCCACCTCGGACAGGAGGTTACCGCCCGCGGGCTGTTACAGGACGGTCGGCTCGACGCTGACGATGTCGTATAG
- a CDS encoding histone family protein, which yields MSVELPFAPVDTIIRRNAGQLRVSAEAAEELARRIQTHGADLAADAAIEATRDGRKTLMAEDFGVEQVIDKDDLELPVAPIDRIARLDIDDSYRVSMNARIALADILEDYADNVATAAATLARHADRRTVKAEDIQTYFELFE from the coding sequence ATGAGCGTTGAGTTACCGTTTGCTCCCGTGGACACTATTATTCGACGGAACGCCGGGCAGTTGCGCGTAAGTGCCGAGGCCGCAGAGGAACTCGCACGCCGGATCCAGACACACGGGGCTGATCTCGCAGCCGACGCCGCGATCGAGGCCACCAGAGACGGCCGGAAGACGTTGATGGCCGAGGACTTTGGCGTCGAGCAGGTTATCGACAAGGACGACCTCGAACTACCGGTCGCACCGATCGACCGGATCGCGCGCCTCGATATCGACGATTCCTATCGCGTCTCGATGAACGCGCGAATCGCACTCGCGGACATTCTCGAAGACTACGCGGACAACGTCGCAACTGCGGCCGCGACACTCGCCAGACATGCGGACCGCCGAACAGTAAAGGCCGAAGACATTCAAACGTACTTCGAGCTGTTCGAATGA
- a CDS encoding DUF4382 domain-containing protein, with product MTNDIHTTDRRTYLKLTGGAAAITTTGLAGCLGDATGTLATSVTDQPEDIGDFESCIVTIEGIWLGPDDADAGDTGDDENGEPSGREYYEFDEPQEADLVQLQGEETQLIDERELDTAEYEFLQLDISEIEGTLEDGELAEMDTPGEAPLTFNEPFEIREDVRTSFTADFAPVRQGQTDRYLLRPVPEGIRVHYDDEDDE from the coding sequence ATGACTAACGACATCCACACGACTGACAGACGGACGTATCTCAAACTGACTGGCGGCGCAGCGGCCATCACCACGACCGGACTGGCTGGCTGCCTCGGCGACGCAACCGGAACGCTCGCGACCAGCGTCACCGACCAGCCAGAAGACATCGGCGACTTCGAGTCCTGTATCGTCACGATCGAGGGGATCTGGCTCGGCCCCGACGACGCCGACGCTGGCGACACTGGGGACGACGAGAACGGAGAGCCCTCCGGGCGTGAGTACTACGAGTTTGACGAGCCACAGGAAGCCGACCTGGTCCAGCTCCAGGGTGAGGAAACCCAGCTGATCGACGAGCGTGAGCTCGATACGGCCGAGTACGAGTTCCTACAGCTCGACATCTCCGAGATCGAGGGGACGCTTGAAGACGGCGAACTGGCCGAGATGGACACCCCCGGCGAAGCTCCGCTGACGTTCAACGAACCGTTCGAGATCCGGGAGGACGTCCGGACCTCTTTCACGGCGGACTTCGCGCCCGTCCGCCAGGGACAGACAGATCGGTACCTCCTCCGACCGGTTCCCGAGGGAATCCGGGTCCACTACGACGACGAAGACGACGAATAA
- a CDS encoding histone deacetylase family protein, giving the protein MNFGYSETCLDHDTGERHPEAADRLLAVREGLKRKHGVEYVDISPASVDSVTAVHDDAYIEELRQFCADGGGDWDPDTVAVEESWDAILQSAGLASWAAERALAGDDGRDTPFSLGRPPGHHAVTDNAMGFCFVNNVAVAAQHALDTTDAESVAILDWDVHHGNGTQEIFYDREDVLVASVHEDGIYPGTGRAGETGTAAGEWSTLNVPLPAGGGDAEYVAVFEQLLEPAIEEFDPDLLLISAGFDAHRHDPISRMRLTTEGYGVLTQRMRILTERIGTALAFVLEGGYGLDVLADGVVMVHEVFDGLDPSMPDGDVDEDVEALIGDIQTRHRGVTPPN; this is encoded by the coding sequence ATGAACTTCGGCTACAGCGAGACGTGCCTCGACCACGACACCGGCGAGCGCCACCCGGAGGCAGCCGACCGGCTACTGGCAGTTCGTGAAGGGCTCAAGCGAAAACACGGCGTCGAGTACGTCGATATATCCCCAGCGTCGGTCGATTCGGTCACAGCCGTTCACGACGACGCGTATATCGAGGAACTACGGCAGTTCTGTGCGGACGGGGGCGGTGACTGGGATCCGGATACAGTCGCGGTCGAGGAATCGTGGGATGCGATTCTCCAGAGCGCCGGACTGGCATCGTGGGCTGCAGAGCGTGCACTCGCAGGGGATGACGGTCGCGACACGCCGTTCTCGCTCGGTCGACCGCCTGGACATCACGCTGTCACCGACAACGCGATGGGGTTCTGTTTCGTCAACAACGTGGCGGTTGCCGCCCAGCACGCACTCGATACCACCGACGCCGAGTCGGTTGCAATCCTCGACTGGGACGTCCACCACGGGAACGGTACCCAGGAGATATTTTATGATCGCGAGGATGTCCTCGTCGCTTCGGTTCACGAGGACGGGATCTATCCCGGCACGGGACGGGCTGGCGAGACGGGGACGGCGGCGGGCGAGTGGTCGACGCTCAACGTTCCGCTTCCGGCGGGTGGCGGCGATGCTGAGTACGTGGCAGTGTTCGAGCAGTTGCTTGAACCGGCGATAGAGGAGTTCGACCCGGACCTGCTGCTTATCAGCGCTGGCTTCGACGCCCACCGGCACGATCCCATCTCGCGGATGCGACTTACGACTGAGGGCTACGGCGTGCTCACCCAGCGGATGCGCATCCTCACGGAACGAATCGGAACAGCGCTTGCGTTCGTCCTCGAAGGTGGCTATGGGCTCGATGTTCTCGCTGACGGCGTCGTGATGGTTCACGAGGTCTTCGATGGACTCGACCCGTCGATGCCTGACGGTGACGTGGACGAAGACGTCGAAGCCCTGATCGGCGACATCCAGACCCGACACCGCGGCGTCACGCCGCCGAACTAG
- a CDS encoding DHH family phosphoesterase, with translation MDESLIDDSELAPPRRSVLPGEGFFVPDSFEEELEAQEAAEALDGVEVAVVADPDADGLACVALLQEVYGEAALIPAGPHDLEDGMEYVAEYGEEGITAFVCDLCPDRFEYVDEELDALLDRASEVRWFDHHQWDDEVAAAVRDAGVDLVVGDSDEECTADVALRSLDYDFPEHLRDLAVVTRDHDLWIREDERSDDLADYSYWSEPEEYVATVAEYGADLPEDVLDFLEEQRIEKNDLIDRAVNRAEFVEIGPWTVGVTYGRCSQNEVAEAMREQDADASVIVKPAGSASIRGTDGFERCHEVAGQVNGGGHPKAAGCKPDIYDDMLDYAHHWTSRGATTKQVILDAFRNLDWEDDAAENDE, from the coding sequence ATGGACGAGTCACTCATTGACGACAGCGAGCTCGCCCCGCCGCGGCGATCCGTACTCCCCGGCGAGGGGTTTTTCGTACCGGATTCTTTCGAAGAGGAACTCGAAGCGCAGGAGGCTGCCGAGGCGCTCGACGGCGTCGAGGTCGCCGTCGTCGCCGACCCGGACGCCGACGGACTGGCCTGTGTCGCTCTCTTGCAGGAAGTGTACGGCGAGGCCGCCCTGATCCCCGCCGGCCCCCACGACCTCGAAGACGGGATGGAGTACGTGGCCGAGTACGGCGAAGAGGGGATCACAGCCTTCGTCTGTGACCTCTGTCCGGACAGGTTCGAGTACGTCGACGAGGAGCTCGACGCCCTGCTCGACAGAGCCAGCGAAGTGCGCTGGTTCGACCACCACCAGTGGGACGACGAAGTCGCCGCGGCCGTCCGTGATGCCGGGGTCGACCTCGTTGTCGGCGACTCCGACGAGGAGTGTACTGCCGATGTCGCCCTCCGCTCGCTCGATTACGACTTCCCCGAACACCTGCGCGACCTCGCGGTCGTCACGCGCGATCACGACCTCTGGATCCGTGAGGACGAGCGCAGCGACGACCTGGCCGACTACTCCTACTGGTCGGAGCCCGAGGAGTACGTCGCGACGGTTGCCGAGTACGGGGCGGATCTGCCCGAAGACGTCCTCGACTTTCTCGAAGAACAGCGCATCGAGAAGAACGATCTTATCGACCGTGCGGTCAACCGCGCGGAGTTCGTCGAGATCGGCCCGTGGACGGTTGGGGTCACCTACGGCCGATGCTCACAGAACGAGGTCGCCGAAGCGATGCGCGAACAGGATGCGGACGCGTCGGTGATCGTCAAACCGGCCGGATCGGCGTCGATCCGCGGGACCGACGGCTTCGAGCGCTGCCACGAGGTCGCCGGACAGGTAAACGGCGGCGGCCACCCCAAGGCCGCGGGCTGTAAGCCAGATATCTACGACGACATGCTCGATTACGCCCACCACTGGACGAGCCGCGGCGCGACGACGAAGCAGGTGATTCTGGACGCCTTCCGGAACCTGGACTGGGAGGACGACGCCGCCGAGAACGACGAGTAG
- a CDS encoding universal stress protein, translating into MSPRSTQPRSSFEDSPVDDPDRVPTVETVLVPVDGSDESTRAVEYAIAIADRYDAGLEALYVLGEEVVRAIEQERIEGDAVAENNRAYLQTIEEMATDRDVPVSTMIAYGFSTQRKTQHPGSVVLDVAEENDADFLVIPREPQTDEPDVLEKAAEYTLLYASQPVLSV; encoded by the coding sequence ATGTCACCACGCTCGACTCAGCCTCGCTCCAGCTTCGAGGACTCCCCTGTCGATGATCCCGACCGGGTACCGACCGTCGAAACCGTCCTCGTCCCGGTCGACGGTAGCGACGAGTCGACCCGGGCCGTCGAGTACGCGATCGCGATTGCCGACCGGTACGATGCCGGTCTGGAGGCACTATACGTGCTCGGCGAGGAGGTCGTTCGAGCGATCGAACAGGAGCGGATCGAGGGGGATGCCGTCGCTGAGAACAACAGAGCGTATCTGCAGACGATCGAAGAGATGGCCACCGATCGAGACGTTCCTGTCAGTACGATGATCGCGTACGGCTTCTCGACCCAGCGCAAGACACAACATCCCGGCAGTGTCGTCCTCGATGTCGCCGAGGAGAACGATGCGGACTTTCTCGTTATCCCTCGGGAGCCACAGACCGACGAACCGGATGTGCTTGAAAAGGCCGCCGAGTACACTCTGCTGTATGCCAGCCAACCCGTCCTCTCAGTCTGA
- the cca gene encoding CCA tRNA nucleotidyltransferase, whose product MMSEAETFEEVVAAVSESVDPSPEEVERMERVATALIGRVEAAIETLPVEADVVRVGSTARETWISGDRDIDLFVRFSPSIERDALEKYGLAVGHEVLPDGTEEFAEHPYVKSTVDGFDIDLVPCYAVDDPGEIKSSVDRTPFHAEYVQSRLTDELARDVRLAKQFFTGIGVYGSDLRTEGFSGYLTELLVLEYGGFRPMVEAAAAWHPPIELDPEDHGRVTFDDPLTVIDPTDPGRNVAAVLSADNVARLQHYARELLDDPRTELFAAVEPDPLDEHALREQLQNRGTTPVAIRFDAPDIVEDQLYPQLRRSRLGIIEELDRRGFTVCRSMAIADETAVLFAELAVTERPRVERHVGPPVHVRDHAEGFFRKYEGTDAYGPFIEGDRYVVERSREYTTAEAFLNSDDLFTVRLGTHVETALDSGYDVLVGEEITVLIDEFGVELAAYFDPSP is encoded by the coding sequence ATGATGAGCGAGGCCGAGACGTTCGAAGAGGTCGTAGCTGCCGTCAGCGAGTCGGTCGATCCGTCGCCCGAAGAGGTAGAGCGCATGGAACGAGTGGCGACCGCGCTGATCGGTCGGGTCGAGGCAGCAATCGAAACGCTGCCGGTCGAGGCAGATGTCGTTCGCGTCGGCTCCACCGCTCGCGAGACGTGGATCAGCGGCGACCGGGATATCGATCTGTTCGTCCGCTTTTCGCCCTCGATCGAACGTGACGCGCTAGAGAAGTACGGTCTCGCCGTTGGACACGAGGTGTTGCCCGACGGAACCGAGGAGTTCGCCGAACATCCCTACGTCAAAAGTACCGTCGATGGGTTCGATATCGACCTCGTCCCGTGTTACGCCGTCGACGATCCCGGGGAGATCAAATCCTCGGTGGATCGAACCCCGTTCCATGCCGAGTACGTCCAGTCACGACTCACGGACGAGCTCGCACGAGACGTCCGCCTCGCAAAGCAGTTTTTCACCGGGATCGGTGTCTACGGCAGCGACCTCAGGACGGAGGGGTTCAGCGGCTACCTGACGGAACTACTCGTCCTCGAATACGGCGGCTTCCGGCCCATGGTCGAAGCCGCCGCGGCGTGGCATCCGCCGATCGAACTCGATCCGGAGGATCACGGCCGGGTGACTTTCGACGACCCGCTCACCGTTATCGATCCGACGGATCCAGGCCGGAACGTCGCTGCAGTCCTCTCGGCCGACAACGTCGCCCGACTCCAGCATTACGCTCGCGAGTTACTCGACGACCCACGGACCGAGTTGTTCGCGGCGGTCGAACCCGACCCGCTGGACGAGCACGCACTCCGAGAGCAGCTCCAGAATCGGGGGACGACACCGGTAGCAATCAGGTTCGATGCCCCTGATATTGTCGAAGATCAGCTATACCCGCAGCTCAGACGATCCCGGCTGGGTATCATCGAGGAACTCGACCGGCGCGGCTTCACTGTCTGCCGTTCGATGGCGATCGCCGACGAGACGGCCGTCCTGTTCGCCGAGCTCGCCGTCACCGAACGGCCGCGGGTCGAGCGTCACGTCGGACCACCTGTTCACGTACGGGACCACGCCGAAGGCTTCTTCCGGAAGTACGAGGGAACTGACGCGTATGGGCCGTTCATCGAGGGGGACAGATACGTCGTGGAGCGTTCCAGAGAGTACACGACTGCCGAGGCGTTCCTGAACAGCGATGATCTCTTTACCGTACGGCTGGGGACACACGTCGAGACGGCGCTCGACTCGGGGTACGATGTACTCGTCGGAGAAGAAATCACGGTGCTTATCGACGAGTTCGGCGTCGAACTCGCCGCGTACTTCGACCCGTCACCCTAG
- a CDS encoding DUF5807 family protein, translating to MTEARAEFLAGERTEDVAFFLADEAVDNPDKLDGFGERVDGGHLLIVDGEAGRAAFQSATGTDAMGFAKKAMGTEGEIDRSLTGGTCPDGADHDVRFVFAFAEEQNEEVGGLYGEGDVIHAYAQCDCGTAYSHKWVVGERDE from the coding sequence ATGACCGAGGCACGCGCGGAGTTTCTGGCGGGCGAGCGAACCGAGGACGTCGCCTTCTTCCTGGCCGACGAGGCGGTCGACAACCCTGACAAACTCGACGGGTTCGGCGAGCGCGTCGACGGGGGGCATCTGCTGATCGTCGACGGCGAGGCTGGTCGGGCGGCGTTCCAGTCGGCGACCGGTACCGACGCGATGGGCTTTGCAAAGAAAGCGATGGGCACCGAGGGCGAGATCGACCGCTCGCTCACCGGCGGGACCTGTCCGGACGGTGCGGACCACGACGTGCGCTTCGTCTTTGCCTTCGCCGAGGAACAGAACGAGGAGGTCGGCGGACTCTACGGCGAGGGTGACGTGATCCACGCCTACGCCCAGTGTGACTGTGGGACCGCTTACTCACACAAGTGGGTGGTCGGGGAGCGAGACGAATGA